In the genome of Sporocytophaga myxococcoides DSM 11118, the window AAAATAGCATGTTATTTTTTAAAAGGTATTAAAATGACCAAAATTAAAGACGTTATAACCTTTCTTGAATCTTTTGCCCCGCTGGTCTATCAGGAAGATTATGACAATTCAGGGCTCCTCACAGGCAATGCGGCTGCTGAGCTTTCAGGGGTTTTAATAACCCTTGATCTAACTGAAGAGGTTATAGAGGAAGCCAAATCTTTGGGATATAACCTGATTATCGCTCATCATCCAATTATATTCAGAGGCCTAAAAAGACTTACGGGAAGCAATTATGTGGAACGTACAGTGATCAAAGCCATTAAATATGATATTTGCCTGTATGCCATTCATACAAATCTGGATAATGTCAAAAATGGAGTAAACTTTAAAATAGCGGAAAAACTATCACTCCTTAATCCAAAAATCCTTGCACCCAAAACCGGATTGTTAAAAAAGCTTATATCGTTTGTACCGGTTGCCAATAAAGAAAATGTCTTATCATCCCTTTATAAAGCCGGGGCAGGTAATATTGGGAATTACAGCAATTGCAGCTTTCAGCTTGAGGGAACAGGTTCATTTATGCCGAATGACAAGGCTAATCCCCATATAGGAAAAGCCAATGAACCCGAATTTATAACAGAAACGAGAATCGAGGTCATATTTCCAGGACATCTCCAAAGACAGGTAGTTCAGGCGCTGCGTGCTTCTCATCCGTATGAAGAACCGGCTTTTGACATATTATTATTAGAGAATGAGAACTTAGAAACAGGATCCGGTGTTATAGGAGAGCTGCACGAAGCTATGGATCCGGAAGCATTTCTGAAATATTTAAAAGAAAGAATGGATCTGTCAGTAATTAAATTTACACGATTACTTTCAGGACAAATTAAAAAAGTGGCGGCCTGTGGAGGCGCTGGAAACTTTCTTTTAAAGAATGCAATTCAGCAAAAAGCCGATGTATTTATCACATCAGATTTCAAGTATCATGAGTATTTTGATGCCGATGGAAAAATAATCATAGCTGATATTGGCCATTATGAAAGTGAAGTTTTTACAAAAGAGCTAATTTACGAGCTTTTGAACAAAAATTTTACTAATATTGCAGTCGTTTTGTCAAAAATTAACACAAACCCCATAAGTTATATTTAGAATAAATGGAAACCACGATAGCACAAAAACTTGAGGCTCTGGTAAAACTTCAGACCATCGACTCTAAACTCGAGGAAATAAAAAAAATAAGAGGAGACTTACCCGAAGAAGTTAGGGATCTTGAGGATGAGCTTGAAGGATACGAGACAAGGGTTGGCAAGTATCAAAGTGATATCCAAAACCTAAATGACGAAATCACAAAAAACAAGCTTGCAATCAAGGATGCTGAGAAAAATATCAAAAAATATGAAGATCAGCAGAAAAATGTAAGAAACAATAGGGAATACGATGCGATCACTAAAGAAGTTGAGCTACAACAGCTTGAAATTCAAATTAGTGAAAAAAGAACCAAAGAATACCAGCACAAGATCAATCAGAAAAACGACGATATCGCGAATACCCAAAGAATTCTCGATGATAGAAAGAAAGATCTTAAGCAAAAAAAGGATGAGCTTGAAACCTTAAGCTCAGAAAGCAAAGACGAAGAAGTTAAACTTTTAAAAGAAAGAGAAAAAGCTTCAAAATCCATAGAAGAAAGACTACTCAATTCTTACAACAAAATCCGTCTTAACGCAAACAATGGTCTGGCTGTTGTTTCTGTTAAAAGAGATGCCTGCGGCGGATGCTTCAACACTGTTCCTCCACAAAGACAAGTAGATATCAGAGATAAGAAAAAGCTGATTGTTTGCGAACATTGCGGTCGTATTTTCGCAGATGTTGAAACTGTTGTGCTTGAATCTGCAAAAAAATAACAATTTGAAGATTAAAGTTTCTAATAATCTAACCTATAAAAAAAGGGCGACAATTTTTGTACGCCCTTTTTTTATATTTTTTCTCATTACCCTCTCTCCCATTCTACATGCACAATTTTCCTTTTCCGAAGCCAGCAAAGCTAAATATCATGAAGTTCTTCAATTAAGATCCGGAACAGGCTTAACCCTGACAAAACAGGACCAACCTGAAAATGGAATTAATATATATATTGAACATCTGGCCGAAACTATTAAAATGCTTGTGGAAGAAAATCCGGCACTTCTTGAAAGATACATACAACAATCTGGAGCTGCGGAAATCACTGTATCAGAATTAAACCCTCATTCTCCATACTATTTATTCGTTATAGGTGAAATAAAACTTCAAAGGGCATTTGTAAAGCTCAAATTTGGAGAAGAAATCAGTTCCATGTGGGAATTAAGACAGGCCTATAAAACTCTGGCTGAAAATGCAGTTAAACATCCCGATTTCCTTCCCAACAACAAATCGATCGGTCTTTTAAAAATTTTAATTGGTTCAATTCCTGAAAAATATACATGGATTGTAAATCTTATGGGCATGGAAGGAAGTGTTAAAGAAGGACTAGAAATGCTTCGGACATTATCCGAATCTTCAAACCCTTTTGCCACGGAGGCAAAAATACTTCGGATAGCTGTATTAAACTATATCTTAGGAAAGGAAAGTGGATCGGAGAAGGCTGTAAAAGAATTATATCTCACTGATAAAGATAACTTACTGTACACTTTTTTATATGCATCAATTAGCATGAAAAATGCACATTCGGAGGAAGCATTCAATATTCTGGAAAACTGTCCCGATAATGGTACTTACCTCAATTTTGCCTATCTCCGATTAATGCTTGGAGATATTTATCTACAAAAAGGTTTCTATACCAAAGCATTTTACCTATATAAAAAATTTCTTAGTGAATACAGGGGTGTTAATTTTAAAAAAGAAGCCTATTATAAAATTTTCCTTTGTTATTGGCTTAATAATGAAGACAGCAAAGCAATGCTTATACTGCCTCAGATAATAAAAGAAGGCAATGCTATTTACGATGGAGATAAGCATGCACTCTACTTTGCGGAAAACAGAGATTTTTCTGATAAAAATATTATGAAAGCTCGACTGGCCATTGATGGAGGATACTTCAATTCTGCCGCAGATATACTGGAAAAATTATCCCCTAAGAATTTTCACTCCACAAAAGATGAGATTGAATATTATTACAGGCTTGCGAGACTTTATCACAAAACAGATAAAATCTCAGAGGCTATAAAGTATTATAAAAAGACAATAGCCCTTTCGGGCTTCAAAAAATTATATTTTGCCCCAAACGCAGCACTTCAATTAGGTTACATATTCAGAAATCAGAACAATAAAGAACAGGCCATTTTTTACTTCGAAAAGGCTCTTAATTATAAAGACTATTACTACAAAAACAGTATTGACAACAAGGCTCGCGGAGCTTTAAATGAAATAAAAAAAATCTAAGGATAAAACTGTATCTTTTTATAGTTTTCGTATTATGGTATAAACTTTTTATTTTGATTAACCATCAGACCAAAGAAGAAATTGCCAGGGAACTGGAATGGATACAGGCCTCCAGGTCTGACCCAAAACATTTCTCCCATATATATAATAAATATTATAGAAAGATTTTTCTGTTTATATATAAAAGAACCGACAATGAGGACCTGACGGCAGATCTTGCAAGTCATGTGTTTCTTCAGGCACTTATAAACATCAAAAAGTATGAGTTTAAAGGGCTCCCCTTTTCGGCATTTCTTTTTCGCATAGCCACAAACGAAGTGAATTTGTATTACAGAAAAACAAAAGCGGTACGTTCTATTAACATTGAAGAGGCTGATATCCTGGAACTGAAGGAAGAGCTTCACCTGGATAAAACCGAAGACCTTGAAGATGGAATGCTCAAAGCCATGGAATATCTGGATGAGAAAGAAATTCAGTTGATAGAACTGAGGTTCTTTGATCAGAAATCGTTCAAAGAAGTTGGATATATTCTAGGAATAACTGAAAATAACGCAAAAGTAAAAACGTACAGAATATTAGATAAATTAAGGGAAATCCTTAATCAAAGATTTAAAGCCTGATCATGGGAAAATTTAAAATTAACAAAAATAAACCCCGACCCTCTGACGATAAAATTGCCGGCCATCAAAACTTTGACCAGTTAATAAAAAATTATAATCAGCTGACTGACTATAAAAAGGCAGTAAAACCATTATACAAAGACAAAAAATTTCTTGGATTGATCCTGATTATCCTAGTAGTATTTCTTGCAATGTGGATTTCCGAAAATGAAGATAATTCCTCGGAAAGACCTCTTGAGAATCAGAAACAGGAAAAAGAAAGGTAAACTACTCCAGTTTACCTCTTGTCTCCCGAAGACTCAGACTATCTACTACTGCACCATAAATTTGATCCATCAGCTCAGGCCTGGTCACATAAAAGGAATAACTTTTGGCATAAGCCGAGTCCCCGACAGCCTCTTCTTTAAAGATTTTATTCTGGTAAGACTTATAAAGCTTTGAAGCTGAGTCCGAAGATAGATTTTTAATTCCTACTGCAGCTTCTGCAATATGAATTCTTATAAGTAGCTGAACCATCTTTTCCTTTGGAAGAATATCCTCTGGAATTTCTTCTGCAGGCCCCTTGCAAGATGCAGCAGCCAATAATAAAACCAAAAAAAACTTTTTCACGTCGAAAATTACTTATTTTAATGCTAATTTTAAAAAGTCTCTTTCCCTTGTCTAAGTTCAGCAATGAAAGAACTACTGAAGAAAATACGGAAATACGAAATACAGATAAGAAAAGCAGTGAATAATCACATGCATGGTGATTTTCATTCTGTATTTAAAGGATCAGGTTTGGAATTTGACGATGTGCGCTCTTATCAGTATGGAGACGATGTCAGGACAATTGACTGGAACGTTTCAGCCAAAGGCCATGGCACTTTTGTCAAGACGTTTAAGGAAGAAAAAGAACAAAATGTATTCTTCATTCTGGATGTAAGTGCTTCTCAGGAAATAGGAAAAAATACCAGGAAAATTGACATTGCCAGGGAAATATGCGCAGTATTGGCTCTATCTGCAGTCAAAGATAATGGAAGTGTTGGACTGATATGTTTCAGTGATCAGAAAGAGGCATACATAAAACCTGATAAAGGTATGCGTCATGCCTATCAAATGATTGGTACCCTTTTTAACCTGACTCCCAATTCAATTAAAACAGACCTGCAGAAATCTTTAAAATTTACATTAACCATGCTAAAGAAAAAAAGCGTGGTAATCTTTATTTCAGACTTTATAGACGAGGGTTATAACACCAACCTTTCCGCTCTTGCACACAAGCATGACCTGGTTGTTATTCACCTCAATGATCCCAGAGAGATTAAATTTCCCAATTTAGGCATCATCCCCCTTTATGATAAAGAAACCAAAAAGACAATCTGGGTTAATTCTTCTTCTTCCAAATTCAGAGAAAAAATTAATAAAGGATATGCTGAAAACAAACTTAAACTTGAGCAATTTTGCAGGAGAAATGGAGCTAATTATCTTTGGGTAAATACAAACGAAGACTATTTAACCAAACTAGTTCAGCTATTTAAAATAAGAAGAATGCGAAGTAAAAGATAGTGATGAAAAGGTATTTGGTGTTAATTCTTATTATAATATTTCCATCGTTTTTAAAGAGTCAGACTTTGCCTCCTGATGGATTCTTCCAGGAAGACTCCGTGCAGATAGGCTCTCCGTTTAGGTTCGCGCTAAGTCTTTCCTATAATGCTAATGAACAGGTTTTATTCCCAGACTCCAATTACAATTTCAAACCGTTTGAGCTTATTGGGAAAAATTATTTTCCAACTAAAACCCTAAATGGGATCAGCAAAGATTGTGTCATTTACATTTTTGAAACATTTAAAACAGATAGCATACAAAAATTAAGCCTTCCGGTTTTTTACATCCGCAATGGCGACAGTGTTAAGATGTATAGTCAGCCCGACTCAGTTGCAATCATTCAAAACATTAAAACACTGGCAGATCAAAGGCTCTTAAGTGACACACAATATTCCAGCGTAAAGCGTACTATTAACTATCCGTTGATTCTTGGAATAGCTGCAATTGTTTTCTTTTTCCTCTTCCTGTTCTATATGCTTTTTGGGAAGGCAATTGTCAGGAGTTACAAACTTTATGTGATCAGAAAAGCACATCTCACATTTTTGAGAAACTTTGAAAAACATGAAAAAGAATTTAAAACAGAAAATGATCCTGATATTGTAGAACGAGCTTTAAATCTATGGAAGGTTTATCTTACCAGACTAGAAAATATTCCTGTAAATACTTATACCACTACAGAAATTATTGACCTTTACAAGCAGGAAGATTTACAGCAAGGATTGCAGGATATTGATCGGGCTATTTACGGAGGGCTGGTATCGGCCGCGCCTGCAAGGTCTCTGACTATCCTGAAAAAGTTTACCAATAAAAGATTTCTTGAAGTAAAGAATAAATTGAGCAATGTTTGATTTTTTAAAAGATATATCAGACTGGTTTTCCTGGAATTGGCTTTTTCCTTCCACTTTGAAGTCATACCACTGGGAGTCTCTTTATTTTCTATATCTGATTCCGGTGATTCCCCTTTTAGTCTTACTTAGATGGGCGTTTTACTATCGTTTTAGGCAAAAGATGGATGTTGCTTTTCCGTTAAAGGATCTCAATTACTCTTGGTTTGTCGGCAAGCTGAGGTTTGTTCCATACTTTTTTATCATCATCAGTATTTGGCTTTTGCTTATCGCATTGGCTCGTCCGCAAAAGGCGAACGAAACCGCAGAAGTTTTTAAGGAAGGTATTGATATCGTTCTAGTCCTTGACATTTCTGAATCAATGGAATTAGAGGATCTGCATCCTGACAGGCTCTCAGCTGCAAAAAATATTGCTTCTCGCTTTATCGAATCAAGAAAGGAAGACAGAATAGGTCTTGTAGTTTTCTCAGGTGATGCCTTTTCTTTATCACCATTAACAACAGACCATCAGTTAGTGCAGAGCTTCATTGCAGAACTGTCTTCGAGAATGATTGAAAGCGGAGGCTCTGCCATAGGAAATGCAATAGGTGTAGCAATAAACAGACTGCGGGAATCACAATCAAAATCAAAGGTGATGATTGTTATTAGTGATGGGGAGAATACAGCAGGAAACCTGAACCCACTCATGGCGGCTAAACTTGCAAAAGCCTTCGGAATAAAAATATACTCTATTGCAATAGGCCGTGAAGGAAAGGTTGCCTGGGGAAAAGATACGAAAGGGAAAAAAGCATATGTAGATTCTCATCTGGATGAATCTACATTAAGAAAAATTGCCCAAATCAGCGACGGTAGATTTTTCAGAGCTTCGAATAGAAAAGCTTTGGAACAAACCTTTACACTTATAGATTCTTACGAAAAAGGAATAATCAGGGAAAACAGATTCAAAAATACTCGTGATTACTATCAGGTTTATTTATTCTGGGCAATGATAATTTACCTGTTATGGCTGTTTTTAAAATCTACTTTTATCTCTAATGCACTAGAGGATTAGGACATTAAATGTATTAAACAAATGTTCTTCCAGTAAAGGCGGAAACCAGAAAATTCACTCCGATTAAAATCAATATTCCTCCCAACAGCTTATTCAAAATCAAAATTGTGTTATTGGTAAAAACCTTTTTAATTCGGTTAGCGAGGTAAGACTTAAGCACGTCCATTCCGAAAATCGAAAGAATCAAAATAGAAAAAAAAGTAAATACGTCAACTTGATTATCACT includes:
- a CDS encoding Nif3-like dinuclear metal center hexameric protein, with the protein product MTKIKDVITFLESFAPLVYQEDYDNSGLLTGNAAAELSGVLITLDLTEEVIEEAKSLGYNLIIAHHPIIFRGLKRLTGSNYVERTVIKAIKYDICLYAIHTNLDNVKNGVNFKIAEKLSLLNPKILAPKTGLLKKLISFVPVANKENVLSSLYKAGAGNIGNYSNCSFQLEGTGSFMPNDKANPHIGKANEPEFITETRIEVIFPGHLQRQVVQALRASHPYEEPAFDILLLENENLETGSGVIGELHEAMDPEAFLKYLKERMDLSVIKFTRLLSGQIKKVAACGGAGNFLLKNAIQQKADVFITSDFKYHEYFDADGKIIIADIGHYESEVFTKELIYELLNKNFTNIAVVLSKINTNPISYI
- a CDS encoding zinc ribbon domain-containing protein, with amino-acid sequence METTIAQKLEALVKLQTIDSKLEEIKKIRGDLPEEVRDLEDELEGYETRVGKYQSDIQNLNDEITKNKLAIKDAEKNIKKYEDQQKNVRNNREYDAITKEVELQQLEIQISEKRTKEYQHKINQKNDDIANTQRILDDRKKDLKQKKDELETLSSESKDEEVKLLKEREKASKSIEERLLNSYNKIRLNANNGLAVVSVKRDACGGCFNTVPPQRQVDIRDKKKLIVCEHCGRIFADVETVVLESAKK
- a CDS encoding tetratricopeptide repeat protein, with amino-acid sequence MKIKVSNNLTYKKRATIFVRPFFIFFLITLSPILHAQFSFSEASKAKYHEVLQLRSGTGLTLTKQDQPENGINIYIEHLAETIKMLVEENPALLERYIQQSGAAEITVSELNPHSPYYLFVIGEIKLQRAFVKLKFGEEISSMWELRQAYKTLAENAVKHPDFLPNNKSIGLLKILIGSIPEKYTWIVNLMGMEGSVKEGLEMLRTLSESSNPFATEAKILRIAVLNYILGKESGSEKAVKELYLTDKDNLLYTFLYASISMKNAHSEEAFNILENCPDNGTYLNFAYLRLMLGDIYLQKGFYTKAFYLYKKFLSEYRGVNFKKEAYYKIFLCYWLNNEDSKAMLILPQIIKEGNAIYDGDKHALYFAENRDFSDKNIMKARLAIDGGYFNSAADILEKLSPKNFHSTKDEIEYYYRLARLYHKTDKISEAIKYYKKTIALSGFKKLYFAPNAALQLGYIFRNQNNKEQAIFYFEKALNYKDYYYKNSIDNKARGALNEIKKI
- a CDS encoding RNA polymerase sigma factor; the protein is MINHQTKEEIARELEWIQASRSDPKHFSHIYNKYYRKIFLFIYKRTDNEDLTADLASHVFLQALINIKKYEFKGLPFSAFLFRIATNEVNLYYRKTKAVRSINIEEADILELKEELHLDKTEDLEDGMLKAMEYLDEKEIQLIELRFFDQKSFKEVGYILGITENNAKVKTYRILDKLREILNQRFKA
- a CDS encoding DUF4296 domain-containing protein, which encodes MKKFFLVLLLAAASCKGPAEEIPEDILPKEKMVQLLIRIHIAEAAVGIKNLSSDSASKLYKSYQNKIFKEEAVGDSAYAKSYSFYVTRPELMDQIYGAVVDSLSLRETRGKLE
- a CDS encoding DUF58 domain-containing protein, with the translated sequence MKELLKKIRKYEIQIRKAVNNHMHGDFHSVFKGSGLEFDDVRSYQYGDDVRTIDWNVSAKGHGTFVKTFKEEKEQNVFFILDVSASQEIGKNTRKIDIAREICAVLALSAVKDNGSVGLICFSDQKEAYIKPDKGMRHAYQMIGTLFNLTPNSIKTDLQKSLKFTLTMLKKKSVVIFISDFIDEGYNTNLSALAHKHDLVVIHLNDPREIKFPNLGIIPLYDKETKKTIWVNSSSSKFREKINKGYAENKLKLEQFCRRNGANYLWVNTNEDYLTKLVQLFKIRRMRSKR
- a CDS encoding vWA domain-containing protein translates to MFDFLKDISDWFSWNWLFPSTLKSYHWESLYFLYLIPVIPLLVLLRWAFYYRFRQKMDVAFPLKDLNYSWFVGKLRFVPYFFIIISIWLLLIALARPQKANETAEVFKEGIDIVLVLDISESMELEDLHPDRLSAAKNIASRFIESRKEDRIGLVVFSGDAFSLSPLTTDHQLVQSFIAELSSRMIESGGSAIGNAIGVAINRLRESQSKSKVMIVISDGENTAGNLNPLMAAKLAKAFGIKIYSIAIGREGKVAWGKDTKGKKAYVDSHLDESTLRKIAQISDGRFFRASNRKALEQTFTLIDSYEKGIIRENRFKNTRDYYQVYLFWAMIIYLLWLFLKSTFISNALED